A stretch of Onychomys torridus chromosome 2, mOncTor1.1, whole genome shotgun sequence DNA encodes these proteins:
- the LOC118578768 gene encoding ADP-sugar pyrophosphatase-like, whose translation MGGYCLEFPAGLINDDESPEAAALHELEEETGYKGDVAECSPAVYMDPGLSNCTTHVVTVTINGDDTENVRLKPKPGDGEFVEVICLPKNDLLTRLDTLVAEEHLTVDARVYAYALALKHANSKPFEVPFLKF comes from the coding sequence ATGGGTGGCTACTGCCTGGAGTTTCCAGCAGGGCTCATCAATGATGATGAGAGCCCAGAAGCAGCCGCTCTCCATGAGCTAGAGGAAGAAACTGGCTACAAAGGTGATGTCGCTGAGTGTTCTCCAGCTGTGTATATGGATCCAGGCTTGTCCAACTGTACCACACATGTTGTAACAGTAACCATCAATGGAGATGATACGGAAAATGTAAGGCTGAAGCCCAAACCAGGGGATGGAGAATTTGTGGAAGTGATTTGTTTACCAAAGAATGACCTACTGACTAGACTTGATACTTTGGTAGCAGAAGAACATCTTACAGTGGATGCCAGGGTCTATGCCTATGCTCTGGCACTGAAACACGCCAACTCGAAGCCGTTTGAAGTACCCTTCCTCAAATTTTAA
- the LOC118578662 gene encoding olfactory receptor 2A5-like isoform X1: MHNRGWRNHSSVTEFILLGFSRNPRTNWILFFLFLFLYLFTVLGNGLIVTLIRIDARLHTPMYFFLSVLSLLDLSYATTTVPQMLAILVSKNKTISYTGCVIQMYIFLTLGITETWIFAAMAYDRYVAICYPLHYGVKMSQTLCIMLVASSALCGLICALVYTVFAMNLPYCGPNEINHFFCEIPAVLKLACADTSLNDQVDFILGFILLLIPLSLILASYVRIFIAILRIRSTQGQLKAFSTCASHITVVTMFCIPCMIMYMRPGSEASPEDDKKLALFYNVISAFLNPIIYSLRNKDVKRAFLKLIGRGEDTQ, translated from the coding sequence ATGCACAATCGAGGCTGGAGAAATCACAGCTCTGTAACTGAGTTTATCCTTTTGGGCTTCTCCAGAAACCCCAGAACCAATTggatccttttcttcctcttcctcttcctctacttATTTACAGTCCTGGGCAATGGGCTCATTGTTACCCTGATTAGGATAGATGCTCGTctacacacacccatgtacttcttcctcagtGTCCTCTCCCTGCTGGACCTCAGCTATGCTACCACAACAGTGCCCCAGATGTTGGCAATTCTAGTAAGCAAGAATAAGACCATCTCTTACACTGGGTGTGTAATCCAGATGTACATTTTCTTGACACTAGGCATCACTGAGACCTGGATTTTTGCAGCTATGGCCTATGACAGATATGTTGCTATATGTTATCCACTCCATTATGGAGTCAAGATGAGCCAAACCCTGTGCATAATGCTGGTGGCCAGCTCTGCCCTTTGTGGTCTCATCTGTGCCCTTGTCTACACAGTCTTTGCAATGAATCTTCCCTACTGTGGCCCCAATGAGATCAACCACTTCTTTTGTGAAATCCCCGCTGTCTTGAAGTTGGCCTGTGCAGACACATCCCTCAATGACCAAGTGGACTTCATCCTGGGTTTCATCTTGCTTTTGATACCATTATCCCTCATCCTAGCCTCATACGTTCGTATCTTCATAGCCATTCTGAGGATCCGTTCCACTCAAGGGCAGCTGAAGGCCTTCTCCACCTGTGCTTCACACATCACTGTGGTTACCATGTTCTGTATTCCATGCATGATCATGTACATGCGACCTGGTTCAGAAGCCTCCCCAGAAGATGACAAGAAGTTGGCCTTGTTCTATAATGTCATTTCTGCCTTTCTTAACCCTATTATTTACAGCCTCCGGAACAAGGATGTGAAGAGGGCTTTTCTCAAGTTAATTGGAAGGGGTGAGGACACTCAGTAG
- the LOC118578662 gene encoding olfactory receptor 2A5-like isoform X2 → MRKLNHSSVTEFILLGFSRNPRTNWILFFLFLFLYLFTVLGNGLIVTLIRIDARLHTPMYFFLSVLSLLDLSYATTTVPQMLAILVSKNKTISYTGCVIQMYIFLTLGITETWIFAAMAYDRYVAICYPLHYGVKMSQTLCIMLVASSALCGLICALVYTVFAMNLPYCGPNEINHFFCEIPAVLKLACADTSLNDQVDFILGFILLLIPLSLILASYVRIFIAILRIRSTQGQLKAFSTCASHITVVTMFCIPCMIMYMRPGSEASPEDDKKLALFYNVISAFLNPIIYSLRNKDVKRAFLKLIGRGEDTQ, encoded by the exons atgaggaagct AAATCACAGCTCTGTAACTGAGTTTATCCTTTTGGGCTTCTCCAGAAACCCCAGAACCAATTggatccttttcttcctcttcctcttcctctacttATTTACAGTCCTGGGCAATGGGCTCATTGTTACCCTGATTAGGATAGATGCTCGTctacacacacccatgtacttcttcctcagtGTCCTCTCCCTGCTGGACCTCAGCTATGCTACCACAACAGTGCCCCAGATGTTGGCAATTCTAGTAAGCAAGAATAAGACCATCTCTTACACTGGGTGTGTAATCCAGATGTACATTTTCTTGACACTAGGCATCACTGAGACCTGGATTTTTGCAGCTATGGCCTATGACAGATATGTTGCTATATGTTATCCACTCCATTATGGAGTCAAGATGAGCCAAACCCTGTGCATAATGCTGGTGGCCAGCTCTGCCCTTTGTGGTCTCATCTGTGCCCTTGTCTACACAGTCTTTGCAATGAATCTTCCCTACTGTGGCCCCAATGAGATCAACCACTTCTTTTGTGAAATCCCCGCTGTCTTGAAGTTGGCCTGTGCAGACACATCCCTCAATGACCAAGTGGACTTCATCCTGGGTTTCATCTTGCTTTTGATACCATTATCCCTCATCCTAGCCTCATACGTTCGTATCTTCATAGCCATTCTGAGGATCCGTTCCACTCAAGGGCAGCTGAAGGCCTTCTCCACCTGTGCTTCACACATCACTGTGGTTACCATGTTCTGTATTCCATGCATGATCATGTACATGCGACCTGGTTCAGAAGCCTCCCCAGAAGATGACAAGAAGTTGGCCTTGTTCTATAATGTCATTTCTGCCTTTCTTAACCCTATTATTTACAGCCTCCGGAACAAGGATGTGAAGAGGGCTTTTCTCAAGTTAATTGGAAGGGGTGAGGACACTCAGTAG